A stretch of Microbacterium sp. LWH3-1.2 DNA encodes these proteins:
- the dprA gene encoding DNA-processing protein DprA codes for MIAFDLSADAARRALSPAGVEYDADAARERYATAVWCLLTEPGDSVAGRIIGARGPVASLEAVVAGDELAELSPREAAEGRKRWLPRLSAGGVADSLTAAAARGVRLVTRADPEWPVQLDDLGAHAPLCLWVRGDASALPRVHASVAIVGARAATHYGDHVARELAADLAGSGVAVVSGGAYGIDGSAHRAALMASGLTVALLAGGADRAYPAGHTQLIDDIARRGVVVSEVACGSAPTKWRFLQRNRLIAALSAATVVVEAGWRSGSLNTAGHAAALSRPLGAVPGQITSATSAGTHRLIREYGAQCITSADDVRELLGMDGGTDAAAAPRGTYTGDATRVKDAMSTRVWRDARDIARRAGMAADVVEGILGLLRLEGAVESGVEGWRLLRIGG; via the coding sequence GTGATCGCGTTCGATCTGAGCGCCGACGCCGCCCGGCGCGCACTCTCGCCCGCGGGTGTCGAGTACGACGCTGATGCGGCCCGGGAGCGGTATGCGACGGCGGTCTGGTGCCTGCTCACCGAGCCAGGCGACTCGGTCGCGGGGCGCATCATCGGCGCCCGCGGTCCGGTCGCGAGCCTGGAGGCGGTCGTGGCGGGCGACGAACTCGCCGAGCTCTCGCCCAGAGAAGCGGCGGAGGGCCGTAAGCGTTGGCTGCCGCGGTTGTCCGCCGGCGGCGTTGCCGACTCCCTGACCGCGGCGGCGGCCCGCGGCGTGAGGTTGGTGACGCGGGCCGATCCCGAATGGCCCGTGCAGCTGGACGACCTCGGAGCACACGCGCCACTGTGTCTGTGGGTCCGGGGCGATGCGTCCGCGCTCCCACGCGTCCACGCATCGGTCGCCATCGTCGGCGCCAGGGCGGCGACCCACTACGGCGACCACGTGGCGCGGGAGCTCGCGGCCGATCTGGCGGGCAGCGGCGTGGCGGTGGTCTCAGGCGGCGCCTACGGCATCGACGGCTCTGCGCACCGCGCGGCGCTGATGGCGAGCGGTCTCACGGTCGCACTGCTCGCTGGCGGCGCTGATCGCGCGTATCCCGCCGGCCACACCCAGCTGATCGACGACATCGCCCGACGCGGGGTCGTGGTGAGCGAGGTCGCATGCGGCTCTGCGCCCACGAAATGGCGCTTCCTGCAGCGAAACCGGCTGATCGCCGCGCTCTCGGCCGCTACCGTCGTGGTCGAGGCGGGGTGGCGCAGCGGCTCGCTCAACACTGCCGGCCACGCGGCCGCCCTGTCACGTCCGCTCGGTGCCGTGCCCGGACAGATCACCTCGGCGACGTCGGCGGGCACGCACCGGCTCATCCGCGAGTACGGGGCGCAGTGCATCACGAGCGCCGACGACGTGCGAGAGCTGCTGGGGATGGATGGCGGAACGGATGCTGCCGCCGCCCCGCGCGGGACCTACACCGGCGACGCGACCCGGGTGAAGGACGCCATGAGCACCCGCGTCTGGCGGGATGCCCGCGACATCGCGCGGCGCGCGGGCATGGCGGCCGACGTCGTCGAGGGCATCCTCGGGCTGCTGCGACTCGAAGGAGCTGTCGAGTCGGGGGTCGAGGGCTGGCGGCTGCTCCGCATCGGAGGGTGA
- a CDS encoding YifB family Mg chelatase-like AAA ATPase, which translates to MRVARTWAVALVGAEGECVEVEADLSNQQPDFRIIGLPDKALGESVQRVHNACANSGMPLTRRRLTVNLSPASLPKHGSGFDVAIAVASLATETSMDAASVASAVHIGELGLDGRLRPVPGVLPAVVAARRAGHRRVVVPHANGPEAALVEGIEVLAAVSLAQVIAWHGGDVEVADVDPVVLPDDGAPSEPVLDLAEVIGQRDAVEALVVAAAGGHHLLMCGPPGAGKTMLARRLPGILPELDDRAALVAASIRSLAGSRVVELSRTPPFVAPHHSASVAALVGGGTRLVRPGAIARASEGVLFLDEAGEFAASALDALRQPLESGAITIDRAGARAEYPARFQLVLATNPCPCGDYGIRGGTCTCPPAAIRRYLGRLSGPLLDRMDIELTLTRVGVAQRGAGPTVSTATAREQVAVARARASHRLAETPWTVNADVPGTWLREGPAAPSPVVRRPLDAALHRGALTLRGYDRVLRVAWSLADIEGRGQLGAEHVGRALYLKKGIAL; encoded by the coding sequence GTGAGGGTCGCGCGCACGTGGGCCGTCGCCCTCGTCGGGGCGGAGGGCGAGTGCGTCGAGGTCGAAGCGGACCTCTCGAATCAGCAGCCGGACTTCCGCATCATCGGGCTTCCCGACAAAGCGCTCGGCGAATCGGTCCAGCGCGTGCACAACGCCTGCGCGAACAGCGGCATGCCGCTCACGCGGCGACGCCTCACGGTGAACCTGTCGCCCGCCAGCCTCCCCAAGCACGGGTCCGGATTCGACGTCGCCATCGCAGTGGCGTCCCTTGCGACCGAGACCTCCATGGACGCGGCCTCGGTGGCGTCCGCAGTCCACATCGGAGAGCTCGGGCTCGACGGCCGACTCCGACCCGTGCCGGGGGTCCTTCCCGCAGTGGTCGCTGCACGTCGGGCGGGGCATCGCCGCGTCGTCGTGCCGCATGCCAACGGTCCCGAGGCGGCGCTCGTCGAGGGCATCGAGGTACTCGCCGCCGTCAGTCTCGCGCAGGTGATCGCGTGGCACGGAGGTGACGTCGAGGTCGCCGATGTCGATCCGGTGGTGTTGCCGGATGATGGGGCCCCATCCGAACCCGTCCTCGATCTCGCGGAGGTGATCGGGCAGCGCGACGCCGTCGAGGCGCTGGTCGTCGCCGCCGCCGGCGGCCATCATCTGCTGATGTGCGGACCGCCGGGCGCGGGCAAGACGATGCTCGCCCGGCGGCTGCCCGGGATCCTCCCCGAACTCGACGATCGTGCCGCGCTGGTCGCTGCCTCGATACGGAGCCTCGCAGGTTCACGGGTCGTGGAACTGTCGCGTACCCCGCCCTTCGTCGCGCCGCACCACAGCGCGAGCGTGGCCGCTCTCGTGGGCGGCGGCACGCGGTTGGTGCGCCCCGGCGCGATCGCACGTGCCAGCGAGGGCGTGCTGTTCCTCGACGAGGCGGGGGAGTTCGCCGCGAGCGCGCTCGACGCGCTCCGGCAGCCGCTCGAGTCCGGAGCGATCACAATCGACCGTGCGGGCGCCCGCGCCGAGTATCCCGCGCGGTTCCAGCTCGTTCTCGCCACCAACCCCTGTCCCTGCGGCGACTACGGGATCCGGGGAGGCACCTGCACCTGTCCGCCGGCGGCGATCCGTCGTTACCTCGGCCGGCTATCGGGGCCGCTCCTGGACCGCATGGACATCGAGCTGACCTTGACGCGCGTCGGCGTCGCGCAGCGAGGCGCGGGGCCGACCGTCTCGACGGCGACCGCCCGGGAGCAGGTCGCCGTTGCGCGGGCACGCGCGAGCCATCGCCTCGCCGAGACGCCGTGGACGGTGAACGCCGACGTGCCCGGCACCTGGCTCCGCGAAGGCCCCGCCGCACCGTCCCCGGTCGTGCGACGTCCGCTCGATGCGGCCCTGCACCGCGGCGCGCTCACTCTGCGCGGGTACGACAGGGTGCTGCGCGTCGCGTGGTCGTTGGCCGACATCGAGGGGCGCGGCCAGCTCGGGGCGGAGCACGTCGGCCGCGCGCTCTACCTGAAGAAGGGGATCGCGCTGTGA
- a CDS encoding YraN family protein, which produces MADKDVLGRAGEERAARYFEAQGFTVLARNWRCREGEIDLVVGDRSALVVVEVKTRRGEEFGHPFEALDARKRGRLWRLTIAWASAHRELVQGRRLRIDAIGIVGPDPRTARLEHLVDVEVP; this is translated from the coding sequence ATGGCAGACAAAGACGTTCTCGGGCGCGCAGGCGAGGAACGCGCCGCCCGGTATTTCGAGGCGCAGGGTTTCACCGTCCTCGCCCGCAACTGGCGATGCCGGGAGGGCGAGATCGACCTCGTGGTCGGCGACCGGTCCGCGCTTGTCGTCGTGGAGGTCAAGACGCGCCGGGGCGAGGAGTTCGGGCATCCGTTCGAGGCTCTCGACGCACGCAAGCGCGGCCGACTCTGGCGACTCACGATCGCGTGGGCGAGTGCGCACCGCGAACTCGTCCAGGGGCGGCGGCTCCGCATCGACGCGATCGGCATCGTCGGCCCCGACCCTCGCACAGCGCGCCTGGAGCACCTCGTCGACGTGGAGGTGCCGTGA
- a CDS encoding DUF2469 family protein yields MDDEVFEDYDRELELALYREYRDVVSQFQYVIETERRFYLANEVNVVRRDTEHDFYFEISMSDVWVWDIYRADRFVKAVRVLTFKDVNVEELSRRDFHLPEELSLDT; encoded by the coding sequence ATGGATGACGAGGTCTTCGAAGACTACGACCGCGAGCTCGAACTCGCTCTGTACCGCGAGTACCGCGATGTCGTCTCGCAGTTCCAGTACGTGATCGAGACGGAGCGGCGCTTCTACCTCGCGAACGAGGTCAACGTCGTGCGCCGCGACACCGAGCACGACTTCTACTTCGAGATCTCGATGTCCGACGTCTGGGTCTGGGACATCTACCGCGCCGACCGCTTCGTGAAGGCGGTGCGGGTGCTGACGTTCAAGGACGTCAACGTCGAGGAGCTCTCGCGACGCGACTTCCACCTCCCGGAAGAGCTCTCGCTCGACACCTGA
- a CDS encoding ribonuclease HII, with protein MTVAEPRLTLERRLLREHTLVIACDEVGRGALAGPVAVGAAVVDAPRSRKRIPQGLRDSKLVPELRRADVAARAASWVAASAVGWASSEEIDEIGIMRALGLASIRAIADLRAHGVVPEDAIVILDGNYDYIRPAGESGLTVRPVIKADRDCASAAAASVIAKVARDRLMTELHDELPAYRWARNKGYASADHREAIREHGISRHHRASWSIADAPTLF; from the coding sequence GTGACCGTCGCCGAGCCCCGCCTCACGCTCGAGCGCCGGCTCCTGCGAGAGCACACGCTCGTCATCGCGTGCGACGAGGTGGGGCGAGGAGCGCTGGCCGGGCCGGTCGCGGTCGGGGCGGCGGTCGTCGACGCCCCGCGATCGCGCAAGCGCATCCCACAGGGCCTGCGCGACTCGAAGCTGGTGCCGGAACTCCGACGCGCCGACGTCGCGGCGCGCGCCGCGTCGTGGGTCGCCGCCAGCGCCGTCGGATGGGCGAGCTCCGAGGAGATCGACGAGATCGGCATCATGCGCGCCCTCGGGCTCGCCTCGATCCGCGCGATCGCGGATCTCCGCGCGCACGGCGTCGTGCCGGAGGACGCCATCGTGATCCTCGACGGCAACTACGACTACATCCGTCCCGCCGGGGAATCGGGACTCACGGTGCGTCCGGTGATCAAGGCCGACCGCGACTGCGCATCGGCGGCCGCGGCATCCGTCATCGCCAAGGTCGCGCGCGACCGCCTCATGACGGAGCTGCACGACGAGCTTCCCGCGTACCGCTGGGCCCGCAACAAGGGATACGCGAGCGCGGACCATCGCGAAGCGATCCGTGAGCACGGCATCAGCCGGCACCACCGCGCGTCGTGGTCGATCGCCGACGCGCCCACGCTGTTCTGA
- the lepB gene encoding signal peptidase I — MTTEKSAPAEPAPGPEPAATIQPRRRSWLVFLRDVVVIILIAVLVSLVVKTFLVRSFYIPSGSMEDTLHVKDRILVDEITPRFGAYERGDIVVFQDPGGWLPPSTDPARPPLVEGVEWLLSLVGLAAPDSDDHLVKRIIGLPGDHVVCCNAIGQITVNDVPIDESAYLKLPAGETAASGDSFDVTVPVGSLWVLGDNRYRSKDSRYNTDQPGKGFVPIDNLVGRAFLVTWPFDRFGLLDFHHDVFAGVPDAEPEGGGQ; from the coding sequence ATGACGACCGAGAAATCGGCTCCGGCCGAGCCGGCGCCCGGGCCCGAGCCCGCCGCGACCATCCAGCCGCGTCGTCGGAGCTGGCTGGTGTTCCTGCGCGACGTGGTCGTGATCATCTTGATCGCGGTGCTCGTCTCCCTCGTGGTCAAGACGTTCCTCGTGCGGTCGTTCTACATCCCCTCGGGATCGATGGAGGACACCCTCCACGTCAAGGACCGCATCCTCGTCGACGAGATCACCCCGCGGTTCGGCGCCTACGAGCGCGGCGACATCGTGGTCTTCCAGGACCCGGGAGGCTGGCTTCCTCCGAGCACCGATCCCGCGCGTCCGCCCCTCGTCGAGGGCGTTGAGTGGCTGCTGTCTCTTGTCGGCCTGGCCGCGCCCGACAGCGACGACCATCTCGTCAAGCGCATCATCGGGCTGCCCGGTGACCACGTCGTGTGCTGCAACGCCATCGGCCAGATCACGGTCAATGATGTGCCGATCGATGAGTCCGCCTACTTGAAGCTTCCCGCGGGCGAGACGGCGGCGTCGGGCGATTCCTTCGACGTGACGGTTCCGGTCGGCAGCCTCTGGGTGCTCGGCGACAACCGCTATCGCTCCAAAGACTCGCGGTACAACACCGACCAACCGGGCAAGGGCTTCGTCCCGATCGACAACCTCGTCGGCCGCGCGTTCCTCGTGACGTGGCCCTTCGACCGCTTCGGGCTCCTCGATTTCCACCACGACGTGTTCGCCGGTGTCCCCGACGCGGAGCCGGAGGGCGGCGGGCAGTGA
- the rplS gene encoding 50S ribosomal protein L19 produces MQILDAVDAASLRSDIPAFNAGDTVKVHVNITEGNRSRIQVFQGVVIGRSGDGVRETFTVRKISFQVGVERTFPVHSPVIDHIEVVTRGDVRRAKLYYLRNLRGKKAKIKEKRESN; encoded by the coding sequence ATGCAGATCCTCGACGCCGTCGACGCGGCTTCGCTCCGCTCCGACATCCCCGCGTTCAACGCCGGCGACACCGTGAAGGTGCACGTCAACATCACCGAGGGCAACCGCTCGCGTATCCAGGTCTTCCAGGGCGTCGTCATCGGCCGCTCGGGCGACGGCGTGCGCGAGACCTTCACGGTCCGCAAGATCAGCTTCCAGGTCGGCGTCGAGCGCACCTTCCCGGTGCACTCCCCGGTCATCGACCACATCGAGGTCGTGACCCGCGGTGACGTGCGTCGCGCGAAGCTGTACTACCTGCGCAACCTCCGTGGCAAGAAGGCCAAGATCAAGGAGAAGCGCGAGAGCAACTGA
- a CDS encoding MFS transporter permease has translation MWLRRAFFGWLIPAAFLLPLWLLVGWAVFNAGGWAFLWVLFLAIPGVFLWQLLLTLLVRARGTVRAHRAVSWWDALGFTVWHLLVISLGFFAEAWWAPVMVVAILAGVGLFWLELWQLWSEARPSRFVLRASEGVAYIPAPSDAPEAPPREVIVITEKQTPPAN, from the coding sequence ATGTGGCTGCGTCGCGCATTCTTCGGCTGGCTGATCCCGGCCGCCTTCCTGCTGCCGCTGTGGCTCCTCGTCGGATGGGCCGTGTTCAACGCCGGAGGATGGGCCTTCCTGTGGGTGCTGTTCCTCGCCATCCCGGGCGTGTTCCTGTGGCAGCTCCTCCTCACGCTCCTGGTGCGTGCGCGGGGCACGGTTCGTGCGCACCGCGCCGTCTCCTGGTGGGACGCCCTGGGCTTCACGGTCTGGCACCTCCTCGTGATCTCACTCGGCTTCTTCGCGGAAGCGTGGTGGGCACCCGTGATGGTCGTCGCGATCCTCGCCGGCGTCGGTCTGTTCTGGCTCGAGCTGTGGCAGCTGTGGAGTGAGGCGCGACCCTCGCGGTTCGTCTTGCGCGCGTCGGAGGGGGTCGCGTACATCCCGGCCCCGTCGGACGCGCCCGAGGCGCCTCCGCGCGAGGTCATCGTCATCACGGAGAAGCAGACGCCGCCCGCGAACTGA
- the map gene encoding type I methionyl aminopeptidase, giving the protein MIELRTPAEIEAMKPAGRFVAETLATLRDETKVGTNLLAIDRRAHDLIRRAGAESCYIDYHPSFGARPFGKVICTSVNDAVLHGLPFDYTLRDGDLVSLDFAVSVNGWVADSAVSFVVGTPRDEDLSLIDTTERALAAAIDAAAVGNRIGDISASIAAIAHADGYSINTDFGGHGVGREMHGDPHVANDGKAGRGYPLRAGLVLALEPWFLQTTDELVTDPDGWTLRSADGSRGAHSEHTVAITDGGPIVLTDRSWLGVA; this is encoded by the coding sequence ATGATCGAGTTGCGCACGCCTGCCGAGATCGAGGCGATGAAGCCCGCCGGGCGGTTCGTCGCCGAGACCCTCGCGACGCTGCGCGACGAGACCAAGGTGGGGACGAACCTGCTCGCGATCGACCGTCGAGCGCACGACCTCATCCGCCGCGCCGGGGCCGAGTCCTGCTACATCGACTACCACCCGTCGTTCGGGGCCCGCCCGTTCGGGAAGGTCATCTGCACGTCCGTCAACGATGCGGTGCTGCACGGCCTCCCCTTCGACTACACCCTGCGCGACGGCGACCTCGTCTCGCTCGACTTCGCTGTGTCGGTGAACGGCTGGGTCGCTGACTCGGCTGTCTCGTTCGTCGTCGGCACACCACGCGACGAGGACCTCTCGCTCATCGACACGACCGAACGCGCGCTGGCCGCCGCCATCGACGCGGCGGCGGTGGGAAATCGCATCGGCGACATCTCGGCGTCGATCGCCGCGATCGCGCACGCCGACGGCTACTCGATCAACACCGACTTCGGCGGCCACGGCGTCGGTCGCGAGATGCACGGCGATCCGCACGTCGCGAACGACGGCAAGGCGGGCCGCGGCTACCCTCTCCGCGCGGGTCTCGTCCTCGCACTGGAGCCGTGGTTCCTGCAGACGACCGACGAGCTCGTCACCGACCCCGACGGCTGGACGCTCCGATCGGCCGACGGCTCCCGAGGCGCTCACTCCGAGCACACCGTCGCGATCACCGACGGCGGCCCGATCGTCCTCACCGACCGATCGTGGCTCGGCGTCGCCTGA
- the treZ gene encoding malto-oligosyltrehalose trehalohydrolase — protein sequence MPEVWAPRADSVALRVAGRGDDCVMAPVGGGWWRAETELHDGDEYGFVLDGADHARPDPRSRRQPRGVHELSAVFDPAAHEWADATWTGRQLAGGVVYELHVGTFTPEGTLDAAIDRLGHLVELGIDFVELLPVNGFNGVHNWGYDGVLWYAVHEPYGGPAAYQRFVDACHAHGIAVIQDVVYNHLGPSGNYLPEFGPYLRDAESNTWGSSVDLDEPEVRRFIVENALMWLRDHHVDGLRLDAVHALKDRSPIHILQELAEAVDALSAHLGRPLTLIAESDLNDARLIAAREADGYGLTAQWSDDYHHALHVALTGETAGYYADFAPLAALVKASTRGFFHDGTWSSFRGREHGHPIDPRIPAWRLVTFSQDHDQIGNRAAGDRLSQTLDEGGLAIAAVLTVLTPFTPMLFMGEEWAASTPWQFFTSHPEPELGEATARGRKAEFAAMGWDESVVPDPQDPETFQRSKLRWSETDAGVHARILALYRSLLRLRRGHADLTEPDLRDFTAEADEEQRWFRLRRGRTEVLVNFADEPVMVPAPEATDVHLATDPDAYVVDGTAALPARSAVVLADRGR from the coding sequence ATCCCCGAGGTGTGGGCGCCGCGCGCCGACAGCGTGGCACTCCGTGTGGCCGGGCGCGGTGACGATTGTGTGATGGCACCCGTCGGGGGCGGATGGTGGCGCGCCGAAACCGAACTCCACGATGGAGACGAGTACGGGTTCGTCCTCGACGGCGCGGACCATGCCCGCCCGGATCCGCGCTCGCGCAGGCAGCCGCGTGGCGTCCATGAACTCAGTGCCGTCTTCGATCCCGCGGCGCACGAGTGGGCGGACGCGACCTGGACAGGACGCCAGCTCGCGGGCGGAGTCGTCTACGAGCTGCATGTCGGCACCTTCACACCGGAGGGGACGCTGGATGCCGCGATCGACCGGCTCGGGCACCTCGTGGAGCTGGGCATCGACTTCGTGGAGCTGCTGCCGGTGAACGGCTTCAACGGCGTCCACAACTGGGGCTACGACGGCGTGCTCTGGTACGCCGTGCACGAGCCCTACGGCGGGCCTGCCGCCTACCAGCGCTTCGTCGACGCGTGCCATGCCCACGGCATCGCCGTCATCCAGGACGTCGTGTACAACCACCTCGGCCCCAGCGGCAACTATCTGCCCGAGTTCGGCCCGTACCTGCGTGACGCCGAGTCGAACACGTGGGGCTCATCCGTCGACCTCGACGAGCCCGAGGTGCGCCGCTTCATCGTCGAGAACGCGCTGATGTGGCTCCGCGACCACCACGTCGACGGTCTGCGCCTCGACGCCGTCCACGCGCTCAAGGATCGCTCGCCCATCCACATCCTGCAGGAGCTGGCCGAGGCGGTCGACGCGCTGAGCGCGCATCTGGGGAGGCCGCTCACCCTCATTGCGGAGTCCGACTTGAACGATGCGCGGCTGATCGCTGCGCGTGAGGCCGACGGCTACGGCCTGACGGCGCAGTGGAGCGATGACTACCACCACGCGCTGCACGTCGCGCTGACCGGCGAGACCGCGGGCTATTACGCCGACTTCGCCCCCCTGGCCGCTCTCGTCAAGGCTTCGACGCGAGGGTTCTTCCACGACGGCACCTGGTCGTCGTTCCGGGGGCGTGAGCACGGGCATCCCATCGATCCCCGTATCCCGGCCTGGCGACTGGTCACGTTCTCACAGGACCACGACCAGATCGGCAATCGCGCGGCGGGCGACCGGCTCTCGCAGACGCTGGACGAGGGCGGTCTCGCGATCGCCGCGGTCCTCACCGTCCTCACCCCCTTCACACCGATGCTGTTCATGGGGGAGGAGTGGGCTGCGTCGACGCCGTGGCAGTTCTTCACGTCGCACCCGGAGCCGGAACTCGGCGAAGCGACGGCGCGCGGGCGCAAGGCCGAGTTCGCGGCGATGGGGTGGGACGAGTCGGTGGTGCCCGATCCACAGGATCCTGAGACGTTCCAGCGCTCCAAGCTGCGGTGGTCGGAGACGGATGCCGGTGTCCACGCCCGGATCCTCGCGCTCTATCGATCCCTCCTCCGGCTCCGCCGGGGGCATGCCGACCTGACGGAACCGGACCTGCGTGACTTCACGGCCGAGGCGGACGAAGAGCAGCGCTGGTTCCGGCTGCGCCGTGGCAGGACCGAGGTTCTGGTGAACTTCGCCGACGAGCCGGTCATGGTTCCCGCTCCGGAGGCCACCGACGTGCACCTGGCCACCGACCCGGACGCGTACGTGGTCGACGGGACGGCGGCGCTGCCGGCGCGGTCAGCCGTTGTCCTCGCGGACCGAGGCCGGTGA
- the treY gene encoding malto-oligosyltrehalose synthase: MPTPRPRSTYRLQIRQSFTLDDAAVLQQYLSDLGADWVYLSPILTASEGSDHGYDVVDPTTVDPARGGRRALERASRVFHDAGLGILVDIVPNHVGVARAEQNAWWWDVLAHGPASRHAAAFDIDWAFGGGRVRLPVLGEDVGAAASSGALRVEGGELRYYDHRYPLAPGSAAVGDDVLDVHDRQHYELMDWRREAYDLNYRRFFGVSSLAAVRVEDRAVFDETHAEVGNWFAEGLVDGLRVDHPDGLRAPVEYLERLQELTGGAYVAVEKILEHGEDLPQFFAAEGTTGYETLADIDRVLVDPSGEPGLGTLDERLRAASDLPAALPWAEVIAGTKRAVGEGILRSEVRRLARDLGVPDEPATQDALVELLARFPVYRSYLPAGREHLDEAAAAARMHRPDLAGALDAVLPALADPQHPAALRFQQTSGMVMAKGVEDTAFYRATRLGTLTEVGADPSVFALPVDRFHAAQAARHAAWPHSMTTLSTHDTKRGEDVRARLAVLAEIPARWAQVLEELTDAATTGHGPFDALLWQAIVGAWPASRERLHAYAEKAAREAAEATSWLAPDEAFERRMHVVVDGAFDDHDVAARLESFVSEIEGAGWSNSLSAKLLQLTGPGVPDVYQGSELWEQSLVDPDNRRPVDFDERRRLLSLIDAGAQPVVDRTGAAKLLVTARALRLRRDRPELFTRYTPMTVVGAAADHAIAVDRGGAVAVATRLPVGLAERGEATGSPWEDTMLLRHAGPTTDVLTGRVYSGHVLLAELLDLYPVALLVAGELP, translated from the coding sequence GTGCCGACGCCTCGACCGAGATCCACGTACCGCCTCCAGATCCGACAGTCGTTCACCCTCGACGACGCCGCTGTCCTGCAGCAGTACCTGAGCGATCTCGGGGCGGACTGGGTGTACTTGTCACCCATCCTCACGGCGTCGGAGGGCTCGGACCACGGCTACGACGTCGTGGACCCCACCACCGTCGACCCGGCTCGGGGGGGCCGCCGCGCGCTCGAGCGCGCTTCGCGTGTCTTCCACGACGCGGGGCTCGGCATCCTCGTCGACATCGTCCCGAACCACGTCGGCGTGGCGCGCGCCGAGCAGAACGCCTGGTGGTGGGACGTCCTTGCCCACGGGCCCGCGTCGCGTCACGCGGCCGCATTCGATATCGACTGGGCGTTCGGCGGCGGCAGGGTGCGCCTCCCGGTCCTCGGCGAGGATGTCGGTGCCGCCGCCTCCTCGGGAGCGCTGCGCGTCGAGGGCGGCGAGCTCCGCTACTACGACCACCGGTACCCGCTCGCGCCGGGCAGTGCCGCCGTCGGTGACGATGTCCTGGATGTGCACGATCGACAGCATTACGAGCTCATGGACTGGCGGAGAGAGGCGTACGACCTGAACTACCGCCGCTTCTTCGGGGTGTCGAGCCTGGCGGCCGTGCGGGTCGAAGATCGCGCCGTGTTCGACGAGACCCACGCGGAGGTCGGCAACTGGTTCGCCGAGGGGCTGGTGGACGGCCTGCGAGTCGACCATCCGGACGGCCTGCGCGCTCCCGTCGAGTACCTCGAGCGGCTGCAGGAGCTCACGGGCGGCGCATACGTGGCGGTCGAGAAGATCCTCGAGCACGGCGAGGACCTCCCGCAGTTCTTCGCCGCCGAGGGCACGACGGGCTACGAGACGCTCGCCGACATCGACCGCGTTCTGGTGGATCCGTCCGGCGAGCCGGGACTGGGCACGCTCGACGAACGGCTGCGCGCGGCATCCGATCTGCCGGCTGCGCTCCCGTGGGCGGAGGTGATAGCCGGCACCAAGCGCGCCGTCGGCGAGGGCATCCTGCGCTCAGAGGTGCGCCGGCTCGCGCGCGACCTGGGTGTGCCGGACGAGCCCGCCACGCAGGACGCGCTCGTCGAGCTGCTCGCACGCTTCCCCGTGTACCGTTCCTACCTGCCCGCCGGACGCGAGCACCTCGACGAGGCGGCCGCGGCGGCGCGGATGCACCGTCCGGATCTGGCCGGTGCGCTCGACGCCGTGCTTCCGGCCCTGGCCGATCCGCAGCATCCTGCCGCCCTGCGATTTCAGCAGACGAGCGGCATGGTGATGGCCAAGGGCGTCGAGGACACCGCGTTCTACCGCGCGACTCGCCTCGGCACCTTGACCGAAGTCGGCGCGGATCCGTCGGTTTTCGCGCTGCCTGTCGACCGCTTCCACGCTGCGCAGGCGGCGCGGCACGCAGCATGGCCCCATTCCATGACGACGCTGTCGACCCACGACACCAAGCGGGGGGAGGACGTGCGCGCGCGGCTCGCGGTGCTGGCGGAGATCCCGGCACGCTGGGCGCAGGTCCTCGAAGAGCTGACGGATGCTGCCACCACCGGTCACGGTCCTTTCGACGCGCTGCTCTGGCAGGCGATCGTGGGTGCGTGGCCGGCCTCCCGGGAGCGCCTGCACGCCTACGCCGAGAAGGCTGCGCGCGAGGCCGCCGAGGCAACGTCGTGGCTCGCACCGGACGAGGCGTTCGAGCGCCGCATGCACGTCGTGGTCGACGGGGCGTTCGACGACCACGACGTCGCTGCGCGGCTGGAGTCGTTCGTGTCGGAGATCGAGGGCGCCGGATGGTCGAACTCTCTCTCGGCGAAGCTGCTGCAGCTCACGGGACCCGGCGTGCCCGACGTCTACCAAGGGAGCGAGCTCTGGGAGCAGAGCCTGGTCGACCCCGACAATCGTCGACCCGTGGACTTCGACGAGCGCCGTCGCCTCCTGTCGCTCATCGACGCAGGAGCACAGCCTGTCGTCGACAGGACCGGCGCGGCGAAGCTGCTCGTCACCGCCCGCGCGCTGCGACTGCGTCGAGACCGGCCCGAGCTCTTCACCCGATACACACCCATGACGGTCGTCGGCGCCGCGGCGGATCACGCGATCGCCGTCGATCGTGGCGGTGCGGTAGCGGTGGCCACACGGCTGCCCGTCGGCTTGGCGGAGCGGGGCGAAGCCACCGGCTCACCCTGGGAGGACACGATGCTGCTGCGCCATGCGGGGCCCACGACCGATGTGCTGACGGGACGCGTGTACTCCGGACACGTCCTGCTGGCGGAGCTGCTGGACCTCTATCCCGTAGCCCTCCTCGTCGCGGGAGAGCTCCCGTGA